The Euphorbia lathyris chromosome 3, ddEupLath1.1, whole genome shotgun sequence genome contains a region encoding:
- the LOC136222010 gene encoding agmatine coumaroyltransferase-2-like, whose amino-acid sequence MKVRINSIRSIKPIYKGITPSTSQSIPLSVFDKVTYNTQIAVIYAYCSPTPPNKAIEIGLQRALSEYRELAGRLGENEKGDLHILLNDKGMKFVEATLDSTLDEVMPLEASPALLNFHPSLKDVEEFIQVQLTRFTCGSLAIGFTFHHLVVDGHSISNFLINWGKASRGLNIDPLLIHDRTVFKPRTPPSFDFQHRGVEFKSEIPTKHGIDLIFEDDIIVHKVHFTFEFISKLKARASVSLLENKSYSTFESLVAHLWRTITKARGLCEFEKTHVRISVNGRMRMNPKIPNEYFGNLVLWAFPTAKVKDLVHKPVSYAAKLIHDAIVNVNDSYFKSFIDFATHKENLVPTAEMNKSVLCPNLEVDSWLRFPFYDADFGEGSPVLFMPSYFPTEGMMFLLPSSFRDKSIDVFVPLFRDNLDVFKQIIYSLN is encoded by the coding sequence ATGAAGGTTAGAATCAATAGCATAAGAAGCATCAAGCCAATTTACAAAGGCATTACTCCTTCAACTTCACAATCTATTCCTTTAAGTGTCTTTGATAAAGTCACTTACAATACTCAAATAGCAGTAATTTATGCCTATTGTTCTCCCACTCCACCCAATAAAGCCATTGAGATTGGCCTCCAAAGAGCTTTGTCTGAATATAGAGAATTAGCTGGAAGATTAGGAGAAAATGAGAAAGGAGATCTTCACATTCTTCTCAATGATAAAGGGATGAAATTCGTCGAAGCAACGCTCGATAGCACGCTGGATGAAGTCATGCCATTGGAGGCATCTCCGGCCTTGCTTAACTTTCACCCGAGTTTGAAAGACGTGGAAGAGTTTATTCAAGTTCAGCTCACAAGGTTCACTTGTGGTTCATTGGCAATTGGTTTCACGTTTCATCATTTAGTTGTTGATGGTCATTCTATTAGTAATTTTTTGATTAATTGGGGTAAAGCGAGTCGCGGACTCAATATTGATCCACTTCTGATTCATGATCGTACCGTTTTTAAACCTCGAACGCCTCCGAGTTTCGATTTTCAGCATAGAGGAGTAGAGTTTAAGAGCGAAATACCGACCAAACATGGGATTGATTTAATATTTGAAGATGATATTATTGTTCATAAAGTTCACTTTACATTTGAGTTTATTTCCAAACTGAAAGCAAGAGCTTCGGTATCATTATTAGAGAACAAATCATATAGCACATTTGAAAGCTTAGTTGCTCATCTATGGCGAACGATAACGAAGGCTCGTGGACTTTGCGAGTTCGAGAAAACTCATGTGAGAATTTCGGTGAATGGTAGGATGAGAATGAATCCGAAAATACCTAATGAATACTTTGGGAATTTGGTGCTTTGGGCCTTTCCTACGGCTAAGGTTAAAGATCTTGTGCACAAACCGGTGTCATATGCAGCTAAGTTAATTCATGATGCGATTGTAAATGTGAACGATAGTTATTTCAAATCGTTCATTGACTTTGCTACTCATAAGGAAAATCTTGTGCCTACCGCGGAGATGAACAAGTCGGTTTTATGCCCTAATTTGGAAGTTGATAGTTGGTTAAGGTTTCCATTTTACGATGCAGATTTTGGAGAAGGAAGTCCGGTTTTGTTTATGCCATCTTATTTTCCGACAGAGGGAATGATGTTCCTTCTTCCTTCGTCCTTTAGAGATAAAAGCATCGACGTTTTCGTTCCTCTTTTTCGTGACAATTTAGATGTTTTCAAACAAATTATATATTCACTTAATTAA